In Deltaproteobacteria bacterium, the DNA window TTTACGCTGGTGAAACGAATGATAGGTGAAGGGGCCACTTACAAGGTTGTGGCCAATCATCCTATCTATAAACCTCAATTCAAGACACTAAAATTCAAGCTGGTCCCCGACGCTACGGTCAGGGTTCAGCTGCTCAAGGCCGGCCAGGCGGACCTTATCTGGGGTGTGCCGCCTCAGGATTATGCCTCGCTTAAAAAGACCAAAGGGATAAAGATTTATTCTCTTCCTTACCCTTCCTTTTTCGGCCTCAACTTCACGACGATCTTTCAGGACAATGTTATATCTGATTTAAACCTCCGACTGGCCATCAACCACGCCATTAATCGCGAAGAGATTGCGGACAAGTTATTTTTCGGCCAGGCCACACCCATTTATAACTTCTGGGACCCCACCGACAAGACCTATGACCCGAGTTTCAAGTATAAGTATGATCCTGAGAAGGTTCGGGCCCTGCTGAAAAAATCGAGCTATAAGCCGGGAACGGCCCTGACCATCAACTTCCACGCCCTTCTCCCCAACTCTGAAATCGTGCTCCAGGCGGTGCAGAATTACCTCAAGCAAGCGGGCATCACCACCAAATTGAGGCAGTGGGAAGGAGGAACCTTAAGAGGCAAGTATATCAAGAAATCGAGAGAGATAGCTGAAATGGGAACAAACTACTGGCCGGGTGGAGATAGAGACCCCAACGTTCGGTTGACCCTGGGCATAAAGAAAGGCTCCTTCTTCTCCTTATATCATTCCAGTCCAGAGTTGGATAAAATGATTGACGAACAGCAATTCATGACCGATGCAAAAGAACGGCTGGTGGTCTTAAAAAAGATTTACAAGATGCTTTTCGACGACCCGGCTGTTTGTGCTTTTGTCTCCCAGAACCTTATTTACGCCACTAATGATTCGATAGACTATAAATGGGTCCCCTTTAACTCGCAACTGTTCAATGTCCATAACATCAAGATACTTAAATAGCTGGATTAATTTTTAGTATAGTAAGGGCTGCCAGGGGTGATTTTTCCACTACCTGGCGGCCCGAATTTACTAGGCGCTAAAAAAATGAGACGTTACATCATCAAACGCATCCTTCAGGCCATGGTGACCATTCTTTTAATCATGGTTATCATCTTCTTTCTTTCCCGGGCTATTGGTGATCCAGCGGTTCTCTTTATTACGGAGGATGCCGGGGAGGAAGAACTTGAGATACTCAGGGAGAAATTCGGAATTGACAAGCCGATCTGGGTTCAGTTTGTCCGCTTTTTCGCCTCGGCCGCCAGAGGAGACTTCGGAGAATCCTTCAAGTGGGACGAACCGGCGCTTCCGCTCGTGCTTTCACGCTTTCCGGCCACACTTGAACTGGCCGCCTGTGCCGTGCTTTTGAGCTCTTTTTTCGGCCTTTCCATCGGGATGATAACCGCGCTGAAACGCGACAGCTGGCTGGATCGCTTCGGACAATCCCTGGCTGTGTTTGGA includes these proteins:
- a CDS encoding ABC transporter substrate-binding protein, which translates into the protein TMNTELATLNPFRAKTGWDYPWMEPLFMRLAELDTEHGKMIPAIGVSWKILDNNTDFMVKLRQDIKFSNGDPVTAEDIKFSYEQYKDRKNAHVGRRIFKYITDVEIKDPTTLIFRMNKPYWNWSGLIRGACFIVPKKYYEAVGPKEFAKKPIGSGAFTLVKRMIGEGATYKVVANHPIYKPQFKTLKFKLVPDATVRVQLLKAGQADLIWGVPPQDYASLKKTKGIKIYSLPYPSFFGLNFTTIFQDNVISDLNLRLAINHAINREEIADKLFFGQATPIYNFWDPTDKTYDPSFKYKYDPEKVRALLKKSSYKPGTALTINFHALLPNSEIVLQAVQNYLKQAGITTKLRQWEGGTLRGKYIKKSREIAEMGTNYWPGGDRDPNVRLTLGIKKGSFFSLYHSSPELDKMIDEQQFMTDAKERLVVLKKIYKMLFDDPAVCAFVSQNLIYATNDSIDYKWVPFNSQLFNVHNIKILK